The Candidatus Paceibacterota bacterium DNA window GGCACTGCCTGGCCAAACAGCTCGCGGATGAACTTGCCCAGCGTTTCGTTAGTGGGACCGTAGCCCGAGTGATAGATGTAATGTTCCAGGTCATACAGCAGCTCGTCGCCGCTCGCATAGCGCTTGTCGAGGTCCCGCTCCAGGGCGCGGTGGAGAATCTCGTTCAGGCGGTCGTCAATGCGCGGGTCCAGTAGCCGGAAGTCCGGGATGGGCAGGCCGATCATGCGCTGCCGGGATTCTTCCGACGTGGGGGCCTTAAAAATATTCTTACCCAGTAACAAGTGGGCCAGCACCACCCCGGCCGAGAAGAGGTCTGACCGCTGGTCGGTGATCTGGAAATCCGCCTGTTCGGGGCTCATGTAGTCGGCCTTGCCAGCCACCACCTCGCCTTCGTTGTCCACGAGGAAACCGCGTGCCTTGGCGATGCCGAAGTCGGTCAGCTTCACGTCTCCCTCGAACGCGATCATAATGTTCTTGAAGCTCACGTCGCGGTGGACAAGGCCCAGCGGTTTGCCATCCTTGTCGGTCTTGGCGTGGGCGTAGGCCAGGCCGCGGGCGACGCGGCTGACGACGAACACCGCCAGTTCCTTGGGCAAAATGCGTTTCCTGTCCGCCAACTGCTGAGCGAACTGCTCCAGGTTCACGCCGCGGATCAGCTCCATGGCGATGAAATAGACCCCGTTGGTCTCGCCCAGGTGATACGTCTGGACGATATTGGTGTGGATCAGGTCGGCCACCAGCTTGGCCTCACCGATGAAATTCTCGAGGAACTGCTTCTGGTTGGCGTAGTTCTGGCGGATCACCTTGATGGCAATGCGCTTGACGAATTCGCGCGCGCCGAGCTGCTCGGCCTCATACACAATTCCCATGCCTCCCTCAAATATCTTGCGCACGATCTCGTAGCGAAACTCGTTCTGAATTGTAAAGAGGGCCACGCGCGGATGTTGGTCAAATGCAATTTGATGTCAAGCCCCGGGTGCGCCTCGGGTGCGCATTCCGGTGCATCGCCGCCCGGGGCAGGTGGGGCTGCCGGGAGGCTGCAAGGTTTCCTGAGAATTTGGCAGTCCCTCGGTCTGGCAGGGCGCTTTCGCCGAAAGCGCCACCATTTGGCTGCCCCGGCGAGGCGGTCCCAGCCAAGACTGAGGCCTTGCAGAATTTCTCATTTTGTCCTTGCGCGAACCCGGCAATGAGTTTTAATTCACGCGAAGTCGAAAGACTCTAGGCAAGAACCAACAACAATTAACACACTATACTGATCATGGCTAAAGCACTCTCGAAATCACAAATCGCTGCCGCAATCGCTGAGAAGAATGGGCTGACCAAGAGGCAGGCCGTTCAGATTCTCGAATCCATCTGCGAACTGGCTTACAAGCAAGCCAAGAATACCTTCACCCTGCCGGGCCTCGGCAAGCTCGTGCTGGTCAACCGTGCCGCCCGCATCGGTCGCAATCCGGCCACCGGCGAGCAAATCCAAATTCCCGCCAAGCGCGTTGTGAAGTTCCGCGTCGCCAAGGCTGCGAAGGACGCCATCCTCGGCGCCAAGTAATCGAGCCCTTTTCAGAAAGGCACTCTGACGCGCTCAGGGTGCCTTTTTCGTTGGTGGGGAAGCAAGTGATGGGGTGTGGGATTGATGGGGGCGGGTCAGATCCTATGCACTGCTCCAGCGCTTCCCCGCCTCGTGCTCCTGTGAAAGTGGCTGTTGTCGGTTGTGGGGCGGTCGGAAGTTTTTACGGCGCCAAGCTGGCGCGCG harbors:
- a CDS encoding serine/threonine-protein kinase; this translates as MALFTIQNEFRYEIVRKIFEGGMGIVYEAEQLGAREFVKRIAIKVIRQNYANQKQFLENFIGEAKLVADLIHTNIVQTYHLGETNGVYFIAMELIRGVNLEQFAQQLADRKRILPKELAVFVVSRVARGLAYAHAKTDKDGKPLGLVHRDVSFKNIMIAFEGDVKLTDFGIAKARGFLVDNEGEVVAGKADYMSPEQADFQITDQRSDLFSAGVVLAHLLLGKNIFKAPTSEESRQRMIGLPIPDFRLLDPRIDDRLNEILHRALERDLDKRYASGDELLYDLEHYIYHSGYGPTNETLGKFIRELFGQAVPPVASQAITGSTKHFKRSVRGHTKGPEESPSTTPPEVG
- a CDS encoding HU family DNA-binding protein, whose protein sequence is MAKALSKSQIAAAIAEKNGLTKRQAVQILESICELAYKQAKNTFTLPGLGKLVLVNRAARIGRNPATGEQIQIPAKRVVKFRVAKAAKDAILGAK